ctcatttcacataagctgaaatatcatttatacggggttaagtgttttaaggattaaatacattgtagggtgtaaaggtaatctaatccctttacaatgtagatcattcatatagaggatcattgatcaaattagggttataacaatggataactaatgatgtgtctatatggtggaacatatagagcattatatatactgagagtgcaattctaagttctatgcgtggattcaacgaagaattaataagtcagtgaatttaggttgtaaattcttaatctgcttattggaagctcggttatatagacccatggtccccgcactagttgagataatattgcttgtaagactcatgtaattggttttgattaatcaattataattctcaatttagactatgtctatttgtgaatttttcactaagtaagggcgaaattgtaaagaaagagttttaggggcatatttgttaattatgatactttgtatggttcaattaatatatatgataaatgacaatattatttaataattatttatagttattaaatagttagaattggcattgaaatggttgaattagaaaattggcgtttttgagaaaatcagatgcagaaaagataaaactgcaaaattgcaaaaagtgaggcccaaatccactatgcatggtcgaccacttttgtagggaatttaaactgatattttcattattttaatgccaaataattcaaacataaccctagtggaatgctataaatagatagtgaaggcttcaggaaaattacacttctgattcagagaaaaatctgagccttctctctccctatctggccgaccactccctctctctttcttccctcttaaatttcaaaattcttagtgtatgagtagtgtccacacacagcaagtgatacctcaaccatagtgaggaagatcgtgaagaaagactttcagcaaggagttttcagcaccaaagaatcagagaaagagatccaggttcagatattgataatgctctgctacagaaaggaatcaagggctagatatctgaatggaaggagtcatattattccgctgcacccaatgtaaggtttcctaaactttatatgtgtttatttcatcgttttagaaagttcatatttaaggtgttaatcaacatacttgtgggtagatctaagatcctggtaaaataatttccaacaattcccTCAGATACCACCACCGGAGTGACAGGGGGaaagtgcatggttgctggtggtgtggacgtgtcCCCGACTTGAGGGTCAGTTGTTTCAGGGAacaggttgagaggtctgatgttgctcctccctaccccGCCATTAACGAAGTCCACAGGCGGTGTTCTAGCTCCGGATAACGGTACGTTCATCATTCCGAtgttgatggacccgttgttagcaCCTCCGTTTGTTtggtttccagccatgatggtaTTCTTACTTGAaatgaataatattttaattctcgtttcccacagacggcgccaaatgttgtcgagtgaattctCGTTTCCCACAGACAGTCTTCAAATGAGCTTTGACTATTGAAAATTTGGGCCTCATCATAATCTTGAAGTATACCTACAACCTGAAATTCAGCAGAAGAGAAGGAAATCCAATTGGGTTTTatcccctaaataaaactcatttcaatataatcagatttacttattaataaagatcaaaaataacatttaatgttgcatggttcacatgatttatttcatgattatatatacataatgtatgaattctatttaagtccagaacatatgaatttgttaataattatagtattgtcagcacagtggaatataatcttgcttatatgttcgaaagtttattccttgatttgtcagaacactggatttagactgacatgataatcagcgatagatattcttacaccttggataagtgttatgtcctttccagggcattggcaaagtttaccagtatcagatgtatggagtatacatcggaagggaccgatattgaactttgattagatatattaaaatttaccgtaatatctattcaattcagtatcacccgttgatcctagatcaaatgatcttaatcctgatctgtttaggttcgatctcaagagtattatacatgttctttgatttgttagttaagcctacttttgggtcagggtgatacataaattttgggaacatgatagtataattgagtgggagcgctaacataaatatggaatctataacttttataggaatttagaagtgaaacgatgatatccttcgagcttggctaaacagagataaatggtggagatctcatttcacttcgctgaaatatcatttatacggagctaagtgttttaaggataaaatacattgaaggtgtagcggtaatttagtgcctattcaatgtagatcatctattagagggtcattgatcaaattaggattataacaatggataactaatgacgtatctatatcgtggaacatatagagcgttctatatgactgagagtgcaattccaagttctaagtgtggattcaataaggaattaataagttaggaaatttacttggtaaattcggttcgacttattggaagctcggaaatataggcccatggtccccatactagttgagaccatactgcttgtaaaactcagttaattgactttgattaatcaattataattctaaagttagactatgtctagtttatgaattttcactaagcaagggcgaaattgtaaagaaaagagattctaggtttatttattaattaagagactttatatgtctaattaataaatataataaatgataatattatttaataattaatttttagttattaaataattagaattggcatttaaatggttgaatttgaaaattggcatttttgagaaaatgagatgcaaaaatgataaaatagtaaaattgcataagtgaggcccattatccaaagcccatggccggccacacttaatgggttttatcatttattttttcattattttaatgtcaaataattctaacttaaacctaggtggttacctataaataggtagtgatggcttcaggaaaagatgatgAATCTCATTCCTTCAAAGAAAATCTTCTAgtcgccaccttctctctttttttcttcttcaatttcgaaatccttgagtgatagagtagtgcccacacacatcaagtggtatctcaatcatagtgtgtaagactgtaggagattccaaacaacaagaaggagaatcagcatcaaaggaaggagagaaagagatccaggttcagatcttgattatgttctgctatagaaaggaatcaagggctagagatctgaacggaaggagtcattatattctgctgcacccaatgtaaggtttactaaaactttatatgtgtttatttcattattttagaattcatattaggatgttaatgaaacatacatggtagtaaatctagatcctggtaaaatatttctaacaaaTCCTTCTTTTGTTAAACAAAGTAATATTTCAACGATTCCAAATTTCCCAAATAATTCCAATGAAAACTCTCAAATCAGCTTTAGACAAATCATGGAAACCTCTTAACAGAAACTCTCTAATATCACAATTCCTAGCAACTCGTTAGAAATCTTTAAACCTTGAATCTTTCCACTCTCTTGAAGCTCTGAAACACTCTACTAGTGCATGAGTAACAGATTCAGGACCCTTAGAGCAAAGAGAACAAAGAGGGGACGACAAGATTTTCTTATGGGAAAGATTGAGAGCAGTAGGAAGACTATGGTGAAAGGCCCTCCAGAAAAGGTGCTTCATTTTGGGAGGTATTTTTAAATTCCAAAGGGTCTTCCACCACTTGACTAGAGAATTACTGCTAGAAGAGGACGGTAAAGAAGTAATTGATTTGGCTAAATGATAGGCTGAATTCACAGTGAACAGACCCGAAGAATGATGCTCCCAAACAAGAGTATCGTCTAAAGAAATATCAGCAAGAGGAATAGTCAAAATACCCTGGAGAACTTCCTCATCAAAAAACATTGCCAATTTCTTTCTATCCCAACACCCATCAGCattaatgaaaaaaagaaaCAGTAAGTTCAGGGGGggttgaaaaaccgtgtttttgcagatgtcaattatatatacgaaaatataaaactgtatgCGTCTGCAGAAGCATAATGTAATTCTGTAATTGCAGAAACCAGTTTTGCAGtaacaaaacagaacaggcagaatataaaatatttgcaaaaaaataaataacttgacacaagagatttatacgtggtatcagtgttctcccgaacactactagtccacggggccacgcccagagaatgaaatcaattaataaagtatcaaaattacaaagacaattgacttaaacaagtttagactccctctaaagtattgccgcaatcctttataatccactttatgaatctgacttcttgaaacaccttcaagcccgaactcccttcttctttgaagtgtgagtgcttacttcctcccgaagtaaggcttcaacaagtcttctcccgaagaccaagtgcttacttcctcccgaagtaaggctttatcaagtcttgtcccgaagaccaatctcttgttcagtcaagtagttcttcacaacctctaggacagagtaagaacagaaataaacaactagaacctagatgaacaactaggctctcacaaaataaagaaactctcttctctcaaataagataagtgcaaaaaatgaataatggaagagctaattcgaatggctgctctctaggctctatttatagaacatagaaaccttagagacagtcacaagatcgaatctacagctatacaaaaactttcctaagaaaacacgatctacagcatcagattcggatgttGACGCAGTAGAtcagaccagaaacgggaaacttgctataatcgggtccgatcctctatcaatgcttgattcctgccaaaaacagattagatattctgattgtatcaagatactaTCGAAATCAAtgaggaaaaggcaataatcaaagtttccctaaaaaagacaactttccaaaagagaattgcttctcttttaagaagtttccaaacaaaggaaagtttagccgaaaagtgcaactttcctaacaaggaaaagagcaactacaaaccgaataaacaaggtaagaaatcggttatgaatgcaaaagaatcttaccataaaagaaaaaaaattttgtcaactaacttgccaaaaaaagactttacaggGGTGATACCATCTTTGAAAGATACAAACCTCTAACCAGGGATCCAATAAGAGTCAATTGTAGAGATAGATTTGACATTCCCAACCTTCCAAATAAGACCTCTTTTGAGAAGATCCCTACCCCAAAGCAAACTACGCCAAGTAAAGGAAGGACAATGACCCTTAGAAGCTTCAAGGAATAAATTATGCCTAAAATATTTAGCCTTTAAGAGCTTAGCTAGAAGCGAATTAGGCATAGTGAAAACCCTCCAAGCTTGTTTAGCAAGTAAGGCTTGATTATGACTGACAAAAGACCTAAAACTCATTCCCCCCGAAAATTTGGATTGACAGAGTTTATCCCAAGACTTCCAATGAACTTTCCCTTGATTCCCAAAAGAACCCCACCAAAATTAGGCCATAAGACGCTCAATTTTTTTACAAACAGAAATAGGGATCCTGAAACAAGACATTGCATATGAGGGAATAGCTTGGATAACAACTTTAAGAAGAACCTCCTTACCAGCTCTTGAAAACAGCTTATTAGTCCAACTACTCAATTTAGAACTGGCtttttgcaaaaagaaattgaaatgtTCATTTTTAGATTTACCAAAACACTGAGGAATGCCTAAGTACTTACTGATGAAAGGCTTATTTTCAAGACCTAAAGTATGACGGAAAAACTCAGCAGCTAAAGCACTAGTATTAGGGGAAAAAAGAACAGAGGACTTAGTAAAATTAACAAGTTGACCCGTAGCTTGATGGTACAAATCAAGAGCAGCCTTAATGGCAAGACAAGATCGAGCAGTGGTAGTAGAAAATAGAAGGCTATCATCAGCAAAAAGAAGATGAGATATAGAGGGAGCAGAACGACATATAGAAATTCCCTGGGAAGAATTATCATGCTCATGCAATCTAATGGCAGCAGATAAAGCTTCCGAGACAAGAAGAAAAATGTAGGGGGACAGGGGGTCTCCCTGCCTAATGCCCCTAGAGGAAGAGAATTTCTTAGTGAGGGTGCCATTAATAAGGAGACGGAAAGAAACAGAAGAAAGGCAACTAAGAATGAGATTAACAAACCTAACAGGAAAACAAAGGTGCTGCATAATAGCCTTAACAAAACCCCCCTCAACATGATCAAACGCTTTTTCCATATCTAGCTTAAGAGCTACCCATTCAACTTTACCTAACTTTCTATGAGTAATAGCATTGACCATCTCATTAGCAATGAAGACATTATCAAAAATGACCCTATTTTTAATAAAAGCACTTTGATTTGGAGAAATGATATCATTAAGTACATTCTTAAGTCTATTAGCTAAAACTTTGgaaacaattttataaatagtAGAACACAAACTTATTGGCCGATAATCTCGAATTTGAGAAGCATTCTTCTTCTTAGGGATAACAACAATAACAGTTTCATTAATGGAAGAAATATCAGCTTGATTATTAAGAATAGAAAGAACAGCACTACATAAGTCAGGGCCAAATGTAGACCAATTTTTTTGGTAAAACTTGGCATTAACTCCATCCAAACCCGGGGCTTTATCCCCAGCCATTTGGAAAAGAGCATCCTTAACCTCATCACTATGAAAAGATTCATCAAGTTGTTGTATAGAAGAATCACAGAGACGGTTAGGGATAAACTGCAAAAGATGATCCACAACCCTAGCATCCGAACATTGCGAGGTAAATAAAGTActataaaatttaagaaaatgttGACTAATATCTTGGTGAGAATCAATACGCTCCCCAGAATCAAGGACAATCTCACGAATAAAATTATTCCTACGTCTAGAATTGGCTTTagaatgaaaatattttatatttttatcaccAGCCTTAAGCCAATTTATTCTAGAACGCTGCTTCTAGAAAACCTCTTCTTTAAAAAGAAGAGAGTCAAGTTGAGATTGAAGCTCTTTAGCCTGATTACTATTAAAATCAGAAGGGGATTGACAAGAGTGCAAAGTTTCAAGACGATCCTGTAAAGACTTAATTCGACGGCTAAAGTTTTGTCTAGTATAGCTCCAAGACTGAACAGTCTTAATACAGGAGTCCTGCTTGAGCAGGAAGGTGGAAAGAGGATCAGCATAGGGAAGATTAGAAGAATTGTTCTCCCAGCCTTCCTTAACAACAGTGAGAAAATCAGGTTCAGAAAACCAGAAATTCTCACACATAAACCTCTTTCTCCCAGACGCGTTACTAAGATTATCCTCAAGGATAA
This Cannabis sativa cultivar Pink pepper isolate KNU-18-1 chromosome 6, ASM2916894v1, whole genome shotgun sequence DNA region includes the following protein-coding sequences:
- the LOC133039191 gene encoding uncharacterized protein LOC133039191 codes for the protein MNLRSLVQNHDLQDSVNQFLPQASLPCSQVSPTTLVPTDHQVHSSSPMSSQDVVTSDSQFSGLQSLLCAVSQAFLNEPSTIVHTDKGKGIQASDSFVPPFPPRALSIGGGSGTKRSFVKRWLLVLLFVVSLYHLGFFGSDHRALKVILEDNLSNASGRKRFMCENFWFSEPDFLTVVKEGWENNSSNLPYADPLSTFLLKQDSCIKTVQSWSYTRQNFSRRIKSLQDRLETLHSCQSPSDFNSNQAKELQSQLDSLLFKEEFIPNRLCDSSIQQLDESFHSDEVKDALFQMAGDKAPGLDGVNAKFYQKNWSTFGPDLCSAVLSILNNQADISSINETVIVVIPKKKNASQIRDYRPISLCSTIYKIVSKVLANRLKNVLNDIISPNQSAFIKNRVIFDNVFIANEMVNAITHRKLGKVEWVALKLDMEKAFDHVEGGFVKAIMQHLCFPVRFVNLILSCLSSVSFRLLINGTLTKKFSSSRGIRQGDPLSPYIFLLVSEALSAAIRLHEHDNSSQGISICRSAPSISHLLFADDSLLFSTTTARSCLAIKAALDLYHQATGQLVNFTKSSVLFSPNTSALAAEFFRHTLGLENKPFISKYLGIPQCFGKSKNEHFNFFLQKASSKLSSWTNKLFSRAGKEVLLKVVIQAIPSYAMSCFRIPISLLRVIVLPLLGVVCFGVGIFSKEVLFGRLGMSNLSLQLTLIGSLVRELHYASADAYSFIFSKKLAMFFDEEVLQGILTIPLADISLDDTLVWEHHSSGLFTVNSAYHLAKSITSLPSSSSSNSLVKWWKTLWNLKIPPKMKHLFWRAFHHSLPTALNLSHKKILSSPLCSLCSKGPESVTHALVECFRASREWKDSRFKDF